Below is a window of Dehalococcoidia bacterium DNA.
CCGCCTCGACGAGAGGCTATGCTGCGCGTGCAAGTGCCCGGGCGACCCCGCGCGCCCCGCGGAGGCTGGAACCGATGACGAACTGGGACCCTGAACTGGAAGAGCTGCGGCTCAAGCGCGCTTTGAGCCGGCGCATGGGCGGCCGCGAAGGCATCGAACGGCAGCACTCGCAGGGGCGGCTCACGGTGCGAGAACGCATGGACCTCCTGCTGGACCCGGGGACGTTCGAGGAGCTCTTCACGGCCTTCGGCGAAAGTCAGTACGACGAAGAAGGCCGCCTCACGGCGTTCCGGCCCGGCAACGTAATCGCCGGCTACGGCAAGATCGACGGCCGCAGCGTCGCCGTGCGCGGCGACGACTTCACGATCCGCGGTGGGGCGAGCGACAGTGCCGCCGCCGGGAAGCGCAGCATCGAACAGATGGCAGGCGGCCAGCGCATCCCGCTTGTCCTGCTCCTGGAAGGCGCCGGGGGTAGCATATCGACTGTCGCCCAGGACTACCGGGTGGAGGGGGCGCCAGAGCGCGCCGGGCCCCAGCTACACCGGGTGCAGGACCTCGAAGGAAACCTCGTGGCCCTTGGCCCGTCCGGCGTGCCCGGGTCGATCAACGTGCCCAGGGACTGGGACGGGTCCAACATCGTGCCGATGGCCGCGAAGAACGACATCGCGACCGTCCTGGCGCGGGGCAACCTGCTGGCCCAGGTGCCGGTAGTCGCCGCAGTGCTCGGGTCCTGCGCCGGCTGGATCGCCATCGCCGCGGTCGAGAGCCATTTCAGCGTGATGCTGAAGGACACCAGCGAGCTCTTCGTGGGCGGCCCGCCCTTGATCAAGCAAGCGATGGGCATTGACATCTCCAAGCAGGAACTCGGGAACCACAAGGTCCATGCCCAGCTCACCGGCGTGGTCAACAACGTCGCCGAAAGCGAGGAGGACGCCTTCCAGCAGATACGACGCTTCCTGTCCTACCTGCCGTCGAATGTCTGGCAGTTGCCGCCCCGCCAGACACCCTCAGATGACCCTAACCGGCGCGAAGAGTCGCTGGCCACGGCCATACCGCGTGACCGCCGTCTGACCTACGACATCCGCCGCATCATCCGCGCCGTGGTCGACAAGGACTCGGCGTTCGAGATCTCGCCCCTCTTCGGCAGGTCCCTGGTGACAATGTTCGCCCGGATCGACGGCTTCCCGGTGGCGGTGATCGCGAACGACTGCAGGCAGGACGGCGGCGCGCAAACGGCGACGGCCTGCCAGAAGTTCGAGCGCTTCGTGGACCTGGCAGACACCTTCCACCTGCCCATCGTCTACCTCTGTGACGTACCGGGGTTCAACATCGGGCCGGAGTCGGAGAGAGAAGGCACGCTGCGCTGGGCGCTGCGGGCGAACATGGCCGTGCGCGAGGCGACGGTGCCGTACTGCACGGTGTTGCTGCGGCGCTTTTACGGCGTCGCCCAGGGCGGGTCCAAGCGCGGCGGCAACGGCTTCAACATCCGCTACGCCTGGCCCTCGGCCGAGTCCGGCTCCATCCCGGCCGCGGGCGGCGTGGCCGCGGCGTACCGCCGGCTCCTGCAGGAGGACCCGGAGGCGGGAGAGAAGCTGCGGGTGCAGCTGGAGGAGCGCCTGAACCGCATGGCGTCCGTGATGCGGCGCACTAACCTGGCCGACGAGATCATCGACCCGCGAGACACCCGGCCGGCGTTGGTGGACTTCGTCCGGCGCTCGCAAGCGGTCAACGCGACCCAGCTCGGCCCGAAGCTGCGCGTGGGCATGCGCCCTTAGCCCCAGGCCGCACGACCTCCCGTGCGGCGCCGCGATGCCCAGCGGCTCGGCCCGCTTAGCGTCACTCCTGATGCCTCAGGGCACTTCCACCGCCCTGCGATACGCCGGATCATGGCCAGAGGAGGCGGACCATGACCTTCCTTGCACTCATCCTCAAGAACCTCTTCCGCCAGCGCATCCGCACGGGCCTTACGGTGCTGAGCATCAGTCTCGGTATCACGACGGTGGTGACCCTGGGCGTCGTTACGAACAGCCTGAAGAGCACGGCGGGCGAGATCATCCGCTTCGGCGGAGCAGACTTCATGGTCGCGCAGGAGGGCGCCGCCGACCTCAGCTTCTCCGTGGTTGCCGAGGACGACGTCGCTGCGCTCGCTCGCGTGCCCGGCGTTGCCCGCGCCCAGCCGGCGCTCGTGCACATTACGCGGCTCGGGTCCAACCCCTTCTTCTTCATGGTCGGCCTGCGGCCCGAGGACGTGGCCGCCAGCCCGCCGGCCCTGCGCTCCGGTACGGTGCTCAGCGGCGCGCCGGACGAAGTGATGCTGGGGCACAGGGCGGCGCGAGACCTCGGCGTCGATGTCGGGGATAGCGTGACGATTGACCAGAGGGAGCTCAGGGTTGTCGGCATCTATGTGACCGGTTCCCTGTACGAAGACGGTGGCGCTTACGCGCCGCTTGCCACCGTGCAGGACATAGCGGCGAAGACGGGCGTGGTCACCGCGGTCTTCGTCACGGCCGCGCCGGGCGCCGACCCGGCAGACCTGGCAGACGAGGTCGAAGAGCGCTTCCCGAACCTCGCCACCATCGCCGACGTGTCCGAGTACGGGAAGGTGGACCAGGGCATCACCCTACTCGACGCAGCCAACCTGGCAATCTCGATCCTGGCAGTCGGTATCGGCGCCATCGGCGTCATGAACACGATGGTGATGTCCGTGTTCGAGCGGACGCGGGAGATAGGCATCCTGCGGGCGGTCGGCTGGAGCGGCAGCCGCATCCTGCGCATGGTCCTGAGCGAATCCGTCTTTCTCTGCCTGATCGCGGCGGCTGTGGGGTCGGCGGTAGCGGTCGCGGCGACCCAGGCGCTCCTCCTGGTCGATACCATCCGCAACCTGCTCGAGCCGCAGTACACGCTCTCGGTGTTCCTGCGCGCCCTGGTCGTGGCCGTGGCCGTGGCGCTGGCCGGCGCCGCCTATCCAGCATTCCGGGCGGTGCGTCTCACCCCGATGGAGGCGCTCCGCTATGAGTGATGC
It encodes the following:
- a CDS encoding carboxyl transferase domain-containing protein — encoded protein: MTNWDPELEELRLKRALSRRMGGREGIERQHSQGRLTVRERMDLLLDPGTFEELFTAFGESQYDEEGRLTAFRPGNVIAGYGKIDGRSVAVRGDDFTIRGGASDSAAAGKRSIEQMAGGQRIPLVLLLEGAGGSISTVAQDYRVEGAPERAGPQLHRVQDLEGNLVALGPSGVPGSINVPRDWDGSNIVPMAAKNDIATVLARGNLLAQVPVVAAVLGSCAGWIAIAAVESHFSVMLKDTSELFVGGPPLIKQAMGIDISKQELGNHKVHAQLTGVVNNVAESEEDAFQQIRRFLSYLPSNVWQLPPRQTPSDDPNRREESLATAIPRDRRLTYDIRRIIRAVVDKDSAFEISPLFGRSLVTMFARIDGFPVAVIANDCRQDGGAQTATACQKFERFVDLADTFHLPIVYLCDVPGFNIGPESEREGTLRWALRANMAVREATVPYCTVLLRRFYGVAQGGSKRGGNGFNIRYAWPSAESGSIPAAGGVAAAYRRLLQEDPEAGEKLRVQLEERLNRMASVMRRTNLADEIIDPRDTRPALVDFVRRSQAVNATQLGPKLRVGMRP
- a CDS encoding ABC transporter permease encodes the protein MTFLALILKNLFRQRIRTGLTVLSISLGITTVVTLGVVTNSLKSTAGEIIRFGGADFMVAQEGAADLSFSVVAEDDVAALARVPGVARAQPALVHITRLGSNPFFFMVGLRPEDVAASPPALRSGTVLSGAPDEVMLGHRAARDLGVDVGDSVTIDQRELRVVGIYVTGSLYEDGGAYAPLATVQDIAAKTGVVTAVFVTAAPGADPADLADEVEERFPNLATIADVSEYGKVDQGITLLDAANLAISILAVGIGAIGVMNTMVMSVFERTREIGILRAVGWSGSRILRMVLSESVFLCLIAAAVGSAVAVAATQALLLVDTIRNLLEPQYTLSVFLRALVVAVAVALAGAAYPAFRAVRLTPMEALRYE